Proteins encoded by one window of Vibrio algicola:
- a CDS encoding sensor domain-containing diguanylate cyclase has protein sequence MNELAAVNHALPVSNNIAPSSEGYIKDYLAKFALDSISELVFFKDANGQVSGTNRAYDRFWLEREAESCAKLSWDDQTSRATVKRWTTLPTGESCLLETHISALMGDAGIPIGTIGITHDVTEWYNTEQSFLYEMERRQNMEIELAQRDTMLQSLMNASPDPIAIFNQNRVHEACNQPYADSLGIANPDMLIGQRLENLLPIELVERFKQSDLEVLKEGKTIRFVDTTENTAGELNWYDIVKAPYTDPLSNTTGCLLMARDITARMHAEQQLAQANAELEQLSFFDELTKVANRRRFEVELKAIWALHLRQSSPFTIIICDIDYFKKYNQLYGREQGDITLTKVAQALKSVPLRGADLVARYLDGQFVFLLPETKMPGCLHIADKIHQVIADLNIEHAKSPISDKLTVSLGVSSLIPRRSMLESEFIALAEDALAQAKEKGRMQTQVQLLNDDYTPTIHASRRGGVDESN, from the coding sequence ATGAATGAACTCGCCGCTGTCAATCATGCGCTACCTGTAAGCAATAATATAGCGCCCTCTTCGGAAGGATATATCAAAGATTATTTAGCTAAGTTTGCGCTAGATTCGATATCGGAACTGGTGTTTTTTAAAGATGCAAATGGTCAAGTATCAGGCACCAATCGAGCGTATGACCGTTTTTGGCTCGAGCGAGAAGCAGAAAGTTGTGCCAAATTAAGTTGGGATGATCAAACTTCGCGCGCCACTGTTAAACGTTGGACCACGTTACCAACCGGTGAAAGTTGTTTACTTGAAACCCATATTAGCGCTTTGATGGGAGATGCAGGGATACCTATTGGAACCATTGGCATTACTCACGATGTGACCGAGTGGTATAACACCGAACAATCTTTTCTTTATGAAATGGAACGTCGTCAAAATATGGAAATTGAACTTGCTCAGCGTGACACTATGTTGCAATCATTGATGAATGCTTCTCCAGATCCGATCGCTATCTTCAACCAAAATCGAGTTCATGAGGCATGTAATCAACCGTATGCCGACTCTTTAGGGATAGCCAATCCCGACATGCTGATCGGTCAGCGTTTAGAGAATTTATTGCCAATCGAATTAGTCGAACGTTTTAAACAGTCGGATTTGGAGGTTTTAAAAGAAGGGAAAACCATACGTTTTGTTGATACCACTGAAAATACAGCGGGAGAATTAAATTGGTATGACATCGTCAAAGCGCCGTATACCGATCCACTCTCTAATACCACTGGTTGTTTATTGATGGCGCGTGATATTACCGCTCGTATGCATGCAGAGCAACAACTTGCGCAAGCCAATGCGGAACTGGAGCAGTTAAGCTTTTTCGATGAGCTAACTAAAGTGGCTAACCGTCGTCGCTTTGAAGTGGAGTTAAAAGCGATTTGGGCATTGCACTTACGTCAAAGCAGTCCGTTTACCATTATTATCTGTGATATCGATTACTTTAAAAAATACAACCAATTATATGGTAGAGAGCAAGGCGATATCACCTTAACTAAAGTCGCTCAAGCACTAAAATCTGTACCATTACGTGGTGCGGATTTAGTCGCCCGTTATCTCGATGGCCAGTTTGTGTTCTTACTCCCCGAAACCAAAATGCCAGGCTGTTTACATATTGCTGACAAAATCCATCAAGTGATTGCGGATCTTAATATTGAGCATGCGAAATCACCGATTTCAGATAAATTAACCGTTAGTCTAGGTGTATCATCCTTGATCCCAAGGCGCAGTATGCTAGAAAGTGAATTTATCGCTCTGGCGGAAGATGCCCTAGCTCAAGCTAAAGAAAAAGGCCGGATGCAAACTCAAGTGCAATTACTCAATGATGATTACACCCCAACCATACATGCTTCACGTAGGGGAGGCGTCGATGAGTCCAATTAA
- the gltB gene encoding glutamate synthase large subunit → MVSREQSTQGLYTPELEHDACGIGFVAHLKNRKSHAVVTQALDMLARMEHRGGQGCDPCSGDGAGILLQKPHEFLLEETVKLGIRLPSFEKYGVGVVLFPKDEYKRQQCRDILERNAARLDLEIIGYRVLPVDNSMIGEDPLSTEPQFEHVFISGGPSTTPAELERKLYVLRNYTVRVCLESVSNIGDDFYINSMSYKTLVYKGQLTTDQVPQYFLDLQNPSMVTALALVHSRFSTNTFPRWRLAQPFRYIAHNGEINTVRGNLNWMKAREAILESDLFTQAEIDMLLPICSENSSDSSNFDMALELLVLSGRTLPHALMMLIPEAWQENKNMDPARRAFYQYHANIMEPWDGPASVCFTDGVQVGATLDRNGLRPSRYTVTKDDFLVMASESGAVEIAPENIEYRGRLQPGRIFVADLEQGRIISDEEVKDGIANSKPYEQWVNDNLLILKRLPEADNMHHQPSTARLLQHQQAFGITSEEVKDIIQVLAETGYEPLMSMGADWPLAILSHQSQHLSHYFKQLFAQVTNPPIDPIRERMVMSLNTYLGRDHNLLTETPEHCQKVELESPVLSNAELEKLRAIDNEHLQAKTLDIVFRATEEKGKLERALKRISQYAEDAVVDGYSIILLTDRAANSNHAAIPAMLAVGAVHHHLIRKGLRAKCDIVVETGDARETHHFATLIGYGANAVNPYLVMETIVDLQKKKKLDPETPSDDLFNNYRKGINAGLLKIFSKMGISTLQSYHGAQIFEALGINKSVVDKYFTGTVSRIQGLTIDDIAREVLVRHRVGYPTREVPLQMLDVGGVYQWKQRGEKHLFNPETIALLQQSTRNKDYSQFKQYTKTVDDQGDNAATLRSQLDFIKNPAGSIPLAEVEPIESILKRFATGAMSFGSISYEAHSTLAVAMNRIGAKSNSGEGGEDPIRFEKKDNGDWERSAIKQVASGRFGVTSYYLTNAAELQIKMAQGAKPGEGGQLPGDKVDDWIGATRHSTPGVGLISPPPHHDIYSIEDLAQLIYDLKNANRDSRVNVKLVSEAGVGTIASGVAKAKADVVLIAGFDGGTGASPMSSIRHTGLPWELGLAETHQTLLKNGLRNRIVVQSDGQMKTPRDLAMATLLGAEEWGVATAALVVEGCIMMRKCHKNTCPVGIATQNKSLRERFDGRVEDVVTFFQYLAEGLREIMAELGFRTIQEMVGQSHKLKVRDDIQHWKYKNLDLSPVLFIEKPRAEDGIYNQKQQNHGLEAVLDRKLIEAAQPALTKGEAVEAEFPIINTDRSTGTMLSNEISKVYKDQGLPQPMNVKFKGSAGQSFGAFLAKGVKFEVEGDANDYWGKGLSGGTIVLYPDTKSTIVAQDNIVVGNVCFYGATSGQSFIRGMAGERFCVRNSGAHVVVEGIGDHGCEYMTGGSAIILGSTGRNFAAGMSGGVAYVWDKDGDFETKLNAELVDLDPLEAEDKALLRDMLTKHVDYTGSSVAEGFLNDFDANLAQMVKVMPRDYKAVMLKRKAAVKNTEQLEAV, encoded by the coding sequence ATGGTAAGTAGAGAGCAAAGTACACAGGGATTGTACACTCCGGAATTGGAGCATGACGCCTGTGGAATCGGTTTTGTTGCCCACTTAAAAAACCGAAAATCTCATGCCGTGGTCACACAAGCCCTCGATATGTTGGCTCGTATGGAACACCGTGGAGGTCAAGGCTGCGACCCATGCAGTGGTGATGGCGCGGGTATTTTACTGCAAAAACCGCATGAATTTTTATTAGAAGAAACTGTTAAGCTCGGCATTCGCCTACCGTCATTTGAAAAATATGGCGTCGGTGTGGTTCTATTTCCTAAAGATGAATACAAGCGTCAACAGTGTCGCGATATTCTAGAGCGCAATGCGGCTCGTCTTGATCTCGAAATTATTGGCTACCGTGTATTGCCGGTTGATAATTCCATGATCGGTGAAGATCCCCTCAGCACCGAACCTCAATTTGAACATGTGTTTATTTCAGGTGGCCCGAGTACCACTCCTGCAGAACTGGAACGTAAACTTTATGTTCTGCGTAACTACACCGTTCGAGTATGTTTAGAGTCAGTTTCTAATATTGGTGATGATTTTTATATTAACTCAATGTCTTACAAGACTTTGGTTTATAAAGGGCAATTAACCACAGATCAAGTTCCTCAGTATTTCTTAGACTTACAAAACCCAAGCATGGTCACTGCACTGGCTTTGGTTCACTCTCGCTTTTCTACCAATACTTTCCCAAGATGGCGCTTAGCGCAACCATTCCGTTATATTGCACATAATGGTGAGATTAACACCGTGCGCGGTAACTTAAACTGGATGAAAGCACGCGAAGCTATTTTAGAATCCGACCTATTCACTCAAGCTGAAATCGACATGCTATTGCCGATTTGTTCAGAAAACAGTTCTGATTCCTCTAACTTTGATATGGCACTAGAACTGCTGGTTCTTTCTGGCCGTACTTTGCCACATGCGTTAATGATGCTGATCCCTGAAGCATGGCAAGAAAACAAAAACATGGACCCAGCTCGTCGTGCTTTCTATCAGTACCACGCCAATATTATGGAACCATGGGATGGCCCGGCATCAGTCTGTTTCACCGATGGTGTTCAAGTCGGTGCTACATTAGACCGTAATGGTCTACGTCCGTCTCGCTATACTGTGACCAAAGATGACTTCTTGGTTATGGCATCTGAATCTGGCGCAGTTGAAATTGCCCCAGAGAACATCGAATATCGTGGCCGCTTACAACCAGGGCGTATTTTTGTCGCTGACCTTGAGCAAGGCCGCATCATTTCTGATGAAGAAGTGAAAGATGGCATTGCCAATTCAAAACCTTATGAACAATGGGTCAACGATAATCTGTTAATCCTTAAACGCTTACCTGAAGCCGATAATATGCACCATCAGCCGTCAACCGCACGTTTACTGCAACATCAACAAGCGTTTGGTATTACTTCTGAAGAAGTGAAAGATATCATTCAAGTGTTGGCTGAAACCGGTTATGAGCCATTAATGTCGATGGGTGCTGACTGGCCGCTGGCAATTTTATCGCATCAATCACAACATCTGTCTCATTACTTTAAACAGCTTTTTGCTCAGGTAACTAACCCACCGATCGATCCGATCCGTGAGCGTATGGTGATGTCACTCAATACCTATTTAGGTCGTGATCATAACCTGCTAACCGAAACGCCAGAGCATTGCCAAAAAGTAGAGTTAGAATCGCCAGTATTATCCAATGCCGAATTGGAAAAATTACGCGCGATTGATAACGAGCACTTACAAGCAAAAACACTGGATATCGTCTTCCGTGCTACCGAAGAAAAAGGCAAGTTAGAGCGCGCACTAAAACGAATCTCTCAGTACGCTGAAGATGCTGTGGTCGATGGTTACTCTATCATTCTACTGACTGACCGCGCGGCCAACTCCAACCATGCTGCGATTCCAGCCATGCTGGCAGTGGGCGCAGTTCATCACCACTTGATCCGCAAAGGTCTACGCGCTAAATGTGACATCGTGGTTGAAACCGGTGATGCACGTGAAACTCACCACTTTGCGACCTTAATTGGTTATGGCGCTAATGCGGTTAACCCATACCTAGTAATGGAAACCATTGTTGATCTTCAGAAGAAGAAAAAGCTGGATCCTGAAACGCCATCGGATGATCTTTTCAATAACTACCGTAAAGGCATTAACGCCGGTCTATTGAAGATCTTCTCTAAGATGGGGATTTCAACGCTACAGTCTTATCATGGCGCGCAAATCTTTGAAGCGCTTGGTATCAACAAATCTGTGGTAGATAAATACTTCACCGGTACTGTCTCGCGCATTCAAGGTTTAACCATTGATGATATCGCACGAGAAGTTTTGGTTCGTCACCGTGTTGGTTACCCGACTCGTGAAGTGCCATTGCAAATGCTGGATGTAGGCGGCGTTTATCAGTGGAAACAACGTGGTGAAAAACACTTGTTTAACCCTGAAACCATTGCTTTATTGCAACAATCAACCCGTAATAAAGATTACAGTCAGTTTAAGCAATACACGAAAACCGTTGACGACCAAGGTGATAATGCAGCGACACTACGCAGCCAATTAGATTTCATTAAAAACCCAGCCGGTTCGATTCCTTTAGCGGAAGTAGAACCGATTGAAAGCATCTTAAAACGCTTTGCCACTGGCGCAATGAGCTTTGGTTCGATTTCGTACGAAGCACACTCAACTCTTGCGGTTGCGATGAACCGTATTGGCGCAAAATCTAACTCAGGCGAAGGTGGTGAAGACCCTATTCGTTTTGAGAAAAAAGACAACGGCGATTGGGAGCGCTCGGCAATTAAACAAGTGGCTTCGGGTCGTTTCGGTGTCACCTCTTACTACCTCACCAACGCAGCCGAGCTACAGATCAAAATGGCACAAGGCGCGAAACCGGGTGAAGGTGGTCAATTGCCAGGTGACAAAGTCGATGATTGGATTGGTGCAACCCGTCACTCCACCCCAGGTGTTGGTCTAATTTCACCGCCACCGCATCACGATATTTATTCAATCGAAGATTTAGCCCAGCTGATTTATGATTTGAAAAATGCCAACCGTGATAGCCGCGTTAACGTTAAGTTAGTGTCGGAAGCAGGTGTCGGGACCATTGCCTCAGGCGTTGCAAAAGCCAAAGCAGATGTGGTACTTATCGCCGGTTTTGATGGCGGTACAGGCGCATCACCAATGTCTTCTATTCGTCATACCGGTTTGCCGTGGGAGCTAGGCCTAGCCGAAACCCACCAAACTCTACTGAAAAACGGCTTGCGTAACCGCATCGTGGTTCAGTCTGACGGCCAAATGAAAACGCCGCGCGATTTAGCCATGGCAACATTACTTGGCGCAGAAGAATGGGGTGTAGCAACCGCAGCGCTCGTCGTTGAAGGTTGTATCATGATGCGTAAGTGTCATAAAAACACCTGCCCTGTTGGTATCGCAACTCAAAATAAATCATTGCGTGAACGCTTTGATGGCCGTGTAGAAGATGTGGTCACTTTCTTCCAATACTTGGCGGAAGGTCTACGAGAAATCATGGCTGAGCTTGGTTTCCGCACTATTCAAGAAATGGTCGGTCAATCTCACAAGCTAAAAGTGCGTGATGATATCCAACATTGGAAATACAAAAATCTCGATTTAAGCCCTGTTCTGTTTATTGAGAAACCGCGTGCTGAAGATGGTATTTACAATCAGAAGCAACAAAATCATGGCCTTGAAGCGGTGCTTGATCGCAAGTTAATTGAAGCGGCGCAACCGGCTTTAACTAAAGGTGAAGCGGTAGAGGCTGAGTTCCCTATCATTAACACCGACCGTAGTACTGGTACTATGCTATCGAATGAAATATCGAAAGTGTATAAAGATCAGGGCTTACCACAACCTATGAACGTTAAGTTCAAAGGCTCTGCTGGTCAATCTTTTGGCGCATTCTTAGCTAAAGGCGTCAAGTTTGAAGTCGAAGGCGATGCCAACGATTACTGGGGTAAAGGCTTATCTGGCGGTACTATCGTACTCTACCCAGATACAAAATCGACCATAGTAGCACAAGATAATATTGTGGTCGGTAACGTATGTTTCTACGGCGCCACCTCTGGTCAATCTTTCATTCGCGGCATGGCTGGCGAGCGCTTCTGTGTTCGTAACTCTGGCGCGCATGTGGTAGTTGAAGGCATTGGTGACCACGGTTGTGAATACATGACCGGCGGAAGTGCCATTATCCTCGGTTCTACCGGACGTAACTTTGCTGCCGGCATGAGTGGCGGTGTCGCTTATGTTTGGGACAAAGATGGTGATTTCGAAACCAAACTCAACGCTGAACTGGTCGATCTGGATCCACTAGAAGCAGAAGATAAAGCCTTGCTACGCGATATGCTCACCAAGCATGTTGACTACACCGGAAGTAGTGTAGCAGAAGGTTTCCTTAATGATTTTGACGCCAATTTAGCGCAGATGGTGAAAGTAATGCCACGCGATTATAAAGCGGTCATGTTAAAACGTAAGGCAGCGGTTAAAAACACGGAACAGTTGGAGGCAGTATAA
- a CDS encoding glutamate synthase subunit beta, with amino-acid sequence MGKPTGFLEHGRELPKKVDPSVRIQDNKEFVLDQEFGEKINTQASRCMDCGVPFCHSGCPIGNIIPEFNDAVYRDSWEEAWNILSSTNNFPEFTGRVCPAPCETACVLGINQDPITICNIEKNIVERAYQEGYAKPRKPRSRTGKTIAIVGSGPAGLAAAEQLNAAGHSVTVYERDEKIGGLLRFGIPDFKLSMDVIDRKIDLMREAGVKFEVNAHIGVDINAQQLRQDFDVLLLTGGSTVPRDLPIPGREFKGVHFAMEFLGQNNRRANNMDLKTEEIHAKDAHVVVIGGGDTGSDCVGTSNRHGATSITQVEIMPIPPGERPANQPWPQYPMIMKTTSSHEEGCERHWNILTKEFIGDEQGNVTGLRIADIVWQDAKPGERPGFDEVAGSERVIPCTKAFLAMGFLHPEPTGVLAQLDIKLDDRGNVASQDYQTNQKGVFAAGDMRTGQSLVVRCINEGRECSRAIDSYLMGSSNLEARADSLMKSA; translated from the coding sequence ATGGGTAAGCCTACTGGATTTTTAGAGCACGGTCGTGAACTACCTAAAAAGGTCGATCCGAGTGTTCGTATACAAGACAATAAAGAATTCGTACTCGACCAAGAGTTTGGTGAAAAAATTAACACTCAAGCGTCTCGTTGTATGGATTGTGGGGTGCCGTTTTGTCATAGCGGTTGCCCTATCGGCAATATCATTCCTGAATTTAACGATGCGGTTTATCGTGATAGTTGGGAAGAAGCATGGAATATCTTAAGCAGCACCAATAACTTCCCGGAGTTTACCGGTCGCGTCTGCCCTGCACCTTGTGAAACCGCTTGTGTGCTTGGGATTAACCAAGATCCAATCACGATTTGTAATATCGAGAAAAACATCGTTGAGCGCGCTTACCAAGAAGGCTATGCCAAGCCGCGTAAACCACGTTCACGTACCGGAAAAACCATTGCGATTGTCGGCTCTGGCCCTGCAGGACTGGCGGCAGCTGAGCAATTAAATGCGGCGGGTCACTCGGTTACCGTTTATGAACGTGACGAGAAAATCGGCGGCCTACTGCGCTTTGGTATTCCTGACTTCAAACTCAGCATGGACGTTATCGATCGTAAAATCGATTTGATGCGTGAAGCTGGGGTTAAGTTTGAAGTCAATGCGCATATCGGTGTCGATATTAACGCTCAGCAACTGCGTCAAGATTTTGATGTGCTCTTGCTCACAGGTGGCTCAACCGTTCCGCGTGATCTTCCGATCCCTGGACGTGAGTTTAAAGGGGTGCATTTTGCCATGGAATTCCTTGGCCAAAATAACCGCCGTGCCAATAATATGGATCTTAAAACGGAAGAAATTCACGCCAAAGATGCTCATGTGGTGGTGATTGGTGGTGGTGATACGGGCTCTGACTGTGTGGGGACTTCCAACCGTCATGGTGCAACCAGCATTACGCAAGTTGAGATCATGCCAATTCCACCAGGTGAGCGCCCAGCTAACCAACCTTGGCCACAATATCCAATGATCATGAAAACCACCTCTTCACATGAAGAAGGTTGTGAGCGTCATTGGAATATTCTGACCAAAGAGTTTATTGGTGATGAGCAAGGTAATGTGACCGGTTTACGTATCGCCGATATCGTATGGCAAGATGCGAAACCCGGTGAGCGCCCAGGCTTTGATGAAGTAGCAGGCTCTGAGCGAGTGATCCCATGTACCAAAGCTTTCTTGGCAATGGGCTTTCTACACCCAGAACCAACAGGCGTACTAGCACAGCTTGATATTAAATTGGATGATCGCGGTAATGTGGCCAGCCAAGATTATCAAACCAACCAAAAAGGTGTGTTTGCTGCCGGTGATATGCGTACTGGACAATCTTTAGTGGTGCGTTGTATCAACGAAGGTCGTGAGTGTTCTCGCGCTATCGACAGTTACTTAATGGGCAGTTCAAACCTTGAAGCTCGCGCCGATTCATTAATGAAATCTGCATAA
- a CDS encoding DUF1499 domain-containing protein gives MESNQTSPHAPMLCSSKPNCVSTQETRKDYQVAPFVLTSSDISLSQIETVALSFPRTETIEKNDDYLHLTFTSLVLRFTDDVEIVKEGIHLHIRSKSRVGHSDFGVNRERLQKLRTKLLEQNLIQP, from the coding sequence ATGGAATCTAATCAAACATCACCTCATGCGCCAATGCTATGCAGTTCAAAACCCAACTGTGTATCCACTCAAGAAACGCGCAAAGATTATCAAGTTGCGCCGTTTGTTTTGACTTCCAGCGATATTAGTCTAAGCCAAATCGAAACGGTGGCATTAAGCTTTCCTCGCACTGAAACGATAGAAAAAAACGATGATTATCTGCATTTAACTTTTACCAGTTTAGTGTTGCGCTTTACCGATGATGTAGAGATCGTTAAAGAGGGTATCCATTTACACATTCGCTCTAAGTCTCGTGTCGGCCATTCAGATTTTGGCGTCAATCGTGAGCGCCTACAAAAACTGCGCACCAAGTTACTCGAACAAAATCTTATCCAGCCTTAA
- the mtnN gene encoding 5'-methylthioadenosine/S-adenosylhomocysteine nucleosidase has product MKVGIIGAMEQEVAILKDALSNSESQTKGGCTFYTGSINGVDVVLLQSGIGKVAASVGTALLIECFQPDVVINTGSAGGFDSSLNLGDVVISSEVRHHDADVTAFGYEIGQMAQQPAAFIADEKLIQLTEQALATMNDTYAVRGLICTGDVFVCTPEKQAFIRQHFPTAVAVEMEAAAIAQTCHQFAKPFVVVRAISDVADKESPMSFDEFLPLAAKSSSAMVMAMLTLIKA; this is encoded by the coding sequence ATGAAAGTTGGCATTATTGGCGCAATGGAACAAGAAGTTGCGATCCTAAAAGACGCATTAAGCAATAGCGAATCACAAACCAAAGGTGGCTGTACTTTTTACACCGGTAGCATCAATGGTGTCGATGTTGTGTTGCTGCAATCAGGAATAGGTAAAGTGGCAGCCAGTGTTGGTACTGCGCTACTAATTGAATGCTTCCAACCGGATGTGGTGATTAATACCGGTTCTGCTGGTGGTTTTGATTCAAGCTTAAATCTTGGTGATGTGGTGATTTCGTCTGAAGTTCGTCATCACGATGCTGATGTTACCGCTTTTGGTTATGAAATTGGTCAAATGGCGCAACAACCTGCCGCTTTTATTGCCGATGAAAAACTGATCCAACTGACCGAACAAGCACTGGCAACCATGAACGATACTTACGCAGTTCGCGGTCTTATTTGTACTGGTGATGTATTTGTCTGTACCCCTGAAAAACAAGCCTTTATTCGTCAACACTTCCCAACTGCGGTTGCGGTTGAAATGGAAGCGGCAGCGATTGCTCAAACCTGTCATCAATTTGCCAAGCCATTTGTGGTCGTGCGTGCAATCTCAGATGTAGCCGATAAAGAATCACCAATGAGCTTTGATGAATTTTTACCATTAGCGGCCAAGAGTTCTTCGGCGATGGTGATGGCAATGTTGACGCTTATTAAAGCTTAA
- the btuF gene encoding vitamin B12 ABC transporter substrate-binding protein BtuF yields the protein MSALRSFYLFLILLLISASCIANSSTANSSIANTPAHPVAKRVITLTPHATELAFSAGLGDSLVGVSESSDYPPQALKLERVSNYQGIKLERIIALKPDLVIAWSKNSSPREVEKLKQFGIPVYYSSINTLDDIADSLEDLSRWAPDPTIGQQQAQLFRQQLTAIRTENKNKARVNYFFQMGDSTIITMSDPYWPSAIFDICHGHNIFANSSAPYPQVGREQVINAKPQVIFTSNQQNITTKLWQDWPQIPAVKHQFIWTLNPDWLNRPTMRSLKAIKQVCDDFDQARHSNKVLH from the coding sequence ATGTCGGCACTACGCTCTTTTTACCTCTTTCTTATTCTGCTATTGATCTCAGCAAGCTGTATCGCAAATAGCAGTACGGCAAATAGCAGTATCGCTAATACGCCTGCACACCCAGTAGCGAAAAGAGTGATCACGCTAACCCCTCATGCCACCGAGTTGGCATTTTCTGCCGGTTTAGGCGATAGCTTAGTTGGTGTCAGTGAAAGCAGCGATTACCCTCCTCAAGCATTAAAACTGGAAAGAGTATCTAATTATCAAGGCATTAAATTAGAGCGTATTATTGCGCTTAAGCCTGATTTAGTCATCGCTTGGTCGAAAAACTCTAGCCCACGCGAAGTTGAAAAACTCAAACAATTTGGTATTCCGGTTTACTACTCCTCCATCAATACCCTTGATGATATTGCCGATAGCTTAGAAGATCTCAGCCGATGGGCACCTGATCCCACTATTGGCCAGCAACAGGCGCAGCTTTTTCGCCAGCAACTCACCGCAATTAGAACCGAAAACAAAAATAAAGCGCGAGTAAATTACTTCTTCCAAATGGGTGACTCAACGATCATCACCATGTCCGATCCTTACTGGCCGAGCGCTATTTTTGATATTTGCCATGGTCACAATATCTTTGCCAACAGTTCCGCCCCCTATCCTCAAGTGGGTCGTGAACAAGTGATCAATGCCAAACCACAGGTTATTTTCACCTCTAATCAACAAAACATTACGACCAAATTGTGGCAAGACTGGCCGCAAATCCCCGCCGTTAAGCATCAGTTTATTTGGACATTAAACCCCGATTGGTTAAATCGCCCTACTATGCGTAGCTTGAAAGCAATTAAGCAAGTGTGTGATGATTTTGATCAAGCTCGCCACTCGAATAAGGTTTTGCATTAA
- a CDS encoding TRIC cation channel family protein, with product MDISLLYFFDLFGTAIFAISGVLLAGRLKMDPFGVVVLAAVTAIGGGSIRDMMLGATPIFWIIDNNYLWVILLTCLTTLILVRRPTKLPWYILPVCDAIGLAVFVGIGVEKSLRLQDSMMIAVLMGVLTGCGGGIIRDILAREIPMVLRSEIYAVACIAGGIVHTSALYFGIDSSPAFLLGVVVTLSIRLAAIRWHLSLPTFQLKG from the coding sequence ATGGATATATCTTTACTTTATTTTTTCGATTTATTTGGCACCGCCATTTTTGCCATTTCCGGCGTATTACTCGCTGGACGATTAAAAATGGACCCTTTTGGAGTGGTGGTATTAGCAGCAGTAACCGCCATTGGTGGTGGTTCGATCCGCGATATGATGCTGGGTGCGACACCGATTTTTTGGATCATTGATAATAATTACTTGTGGGTTATCTTACTTACCTGTTTAACCACTCTCATTTTGGTAAGACGCCCAACAAAACTGCCTTGGTATATACTTCCCGTTTGTGACGCCATTGGTCTGGCGGTGTTTGTCGGCATTGGGGTGGAGAAGTCATTACGCTTGCAAGATTCAATGATGATCGCGGTTTTAATGGGGGTATTAACCGGTTGTGGTGGTGGGATCATTCGCGATATTTTAGCACGTGAAATTCCAATGGTATTGCGTAGCGAGATCTATGCGGTGGCCTGTATTGCCGGCGGTATTGTTCATACCAGTGCGCTGTATTTTGGCATTGATAGTTCACCAGCCTTTTTACTTGGCGTGGTGGTAACACTAAGCATTCGTTTAGCGGCCATTCGTTGGCATTTATCGTTGCCGACTTTTCAGCTAAAAGGTTAG